The genome window gCATTCAggttgtagttgttgttttatttttattctagttctttttctattttatttttcttttcccaccTTTTCGATCGGGTTGCATGGTGAAAGGACACGTGCATTGTGTGGGGATCTTCTCAcgtccctgtgtttgctgttccaGCGTCAGTTTTGTACTTTCAGCATGGTGgtcatggtgacgacaacaaaaaGATTTCTTTGGGCTGCCATATTCTTGTGCGCCCTGTGACAAGTGAATCTTCATTCGCTCACCTGCACAAAACGCCCTCACGCAGCAGGCGGCGAGCGCCACAAGTGCAGCCTGCATCCTCGTCGCGTCCAAGAAGCCAAAAGCCCGCCCGTCCGTCATCCACAATCACACAATCATGAAGTCACGTTTGGACTGCCTTCCAACGGTGAAATCCTTTCTTCATCGCTTTCCTGGCCTGAATTGTCagacatctggaaattgcacccaaggatgaacccgGATTGTGCAATTCTCCTCCTGATGTTTTGGCTGATTTCCTTGgactttcccatgatgttacacaaagaagcagaaTGTTTCAGCTGTGTCGAGtacaaatacatccacaggtgaGTCTCCGACTCAGacgttgtcaatgaacctatcGGAAGGTGCTTAAAGAAATGATGTCATCGTCTGGGTTTCCCCCCATTGTTTAAAGACATAGTAGTCTCATTGTATGTAAACTTcggactttgaagaaagtaatgaaaagttgccaaaaaaaaaaatagggtaTTTAGCAAAGGCAAATCATTTTGATCATCTAAATTGAGCTGAAACCTGAAATTTTTGGTCTGATTTCATGTGAGAcagtgaataaaaaacaaattctttTTAGATTGTGTGTGCAaacatctgttttcaattgtatttgaataaaatactaTTACAATGCAATTTAATATGGTTCTTCTTTGAAGGCGTCcgttgggggcggggggaataaataaatattaaagccTCAGCATTTGAGTTCTATTCAATGAAACCCTCATCTTAGCACATCTAACGAGATTGGAAAATGAAGAAGTTAAGCTGATATTAACAGAGAAACCAAACACGATTCAGGACAACACAGTGCAGTCTGCTCAAGTCATCCTCAGCCTCAGCCAATCAGGAAGACATCCAATGAGAACTCGACAATGTGGGTATCACGGAGGCAATCCCGAACGAGGAAAGACGCAAATCCAGCAATCTTGACATCGAAATCGTGGAAGTTATTGGATTCAAACAGAAAATCATTATCAAGCACAAAGCataaaatggaaacaaattgtATTCATCGTGATTAttcttccccccccacccccctcactCTTCATGATGCAGTTGAGGCTCCGCCTCCCCTGGCCTCACGTCCCTGCTGTCACCACTTGTTGAGACTCTCTCACatcctgaaaacaaaaaatatcacacatacacacagctgTTATCAAATATCAGCTAAGAAACTGTTGCATTGCACTCGGAAGTGACAAGAAATAAAAGCTTGTGGCAAGTCTGTCTTAAAAGTACAATTTGCACGAGTCACTCACCAGGCACATTCCTTCTGTAGTAAATGAGCCCAGCAGAAAAAGAAAGCAGACCAACGATCAGCCCCGTTGCCCCCAACGTGATCTTGTTCCTCACGGACTCGGGCATTGGCTCTGAAAATACCAGCAGAACACATTTATTGACATGCTGAACGTTGCAAGTGAACCGAGGAGGTCAAGTGAGGTATGAATGTCACCAAAGTTGCACATGTCCGACATTTTGCTTTGCTTCTCAGCTTTTCAGACTTTTAAGGAGATGGACGTTCAACTTTATTCGAAGACTGCGCCCCAACCTGCAAGTTTTTCAAGccatcagcatttttttttgcagtccaAAATTTGCACTATGAGCAACCTGCTCGAGTGAAGTTcaacgttttgttttgttttttaaatggagaAATGAATCGCCCGTAATGCCCTCGCACGTGGGCACGGAGAGCCGCAGTCGCAAAAAGCCGTAACATTTCACGGGTCAAAATATGTATTGTTTCAAATATAACGCATTGATGTCACACACTTTGGcgttgacaacaacaaaaaaagtaacccccatgaaaatcggttgaggaATGAGCAAGTTCCAATTCATTTCATCTATgttctgtaccgcttcatccTCGCAATGTCCCCGCATTTCCGTCGAAGGCAACTTGGACCTCCCCAGTCACGTGACCGGCGGACATACCCCAGTCATAAATCCTGGGCTCCTGGAGGCTGCCGTGCTCCACCATGCAGCTGACGGTGTGCCCGGGCGTCGGCGTGTGCTGCAAGTGCGAGTGCCTCTGGTAGAGCCAGTTGCCGTTGGGTAGCGACTCAGTGGACGTCACGTTAGACGTCACCTTCTCGCCGTTTCTCAGCCACGTCACCGCGATATCCTTCGGGTAGAAGTCGTACACGCTGCAGACGAGGGCGGCCGGAGGCCGGCCGTCCGACGTGCCCTCGGCTAACCGCAGTCGGACTTTGGGCTCCACTGCAACGAAATGTCAAGGCAACGAGACGGTGTTGAACTAGAGAAGTGAGacgtggtggggaggaagagaAAAGGTGGCGTTCGTTTCCCCTTTGCAGAAGTCGGAGGTCGCGACTAGAACCTGAGAGAGGGCACTGTTACATTGTTATCGCACCATCTCCGTTGTAAGTTGATCCCAAACGTATTTGATTGAGCGCATTTCTTTCACGGCAAACTCATCTCAACCTttacagggtttttttttgggggggggggggtttgtgtgtttgttttagttttgccGGAACAGAACAAGGGCCTTCCCACAGAGTTGTAAGCGTGCGAAATGTCAAAACATACAATTCAAGAGGCGCTAAGGCATCCAGCCTGACCGCTTGACCAACTGATTGTTGCAAACACTTCTTATAATCGAATGTACAGTAAGTGATAAAGCAGATCACCTTTCCGGTCAAAGATGTCGTATGTTTCTTTGATCCACGTCTTGCAGTCTTCCACCTTTCTTTTGATATTGTTCAAATAATGAGAATTGAGAATTTTCGCAATTTGCTTTCCTGTCTTTGTCTCGGCGCTAAAGTTTCCCGAGGTGCTGCTGTATTGGAGATAAAGCATCTTGTCATAGTAGATCTGCAGCAGGAGGATCATGTCGCGCCCATCACTGGAGGTTCCCTGGCATTGCAACAAAGCATGAATATATTGCGCATctgcagcagaaaaagaaagcaaaaatcCATGACTTCAAAAGGAAATTAGCAACAGAAGAACGATTAAAACCATTCAAATCGATCAGTTCGTTTTAAAACAGCTTCAATTGGTCAATACAAGCGCCTGCCCCTTTGGAAAATGTGCcctttttttgttgcagcctttttttcccccccctccaaaaaaaatcaaaatccaaaaatcaaatcaaattacaaATGACCCGCCCTGTCGTCAATTTTACCGCAAAGTTTTTGGGTGTATTTAAAATGTACTCACCTGCACGCAAACACACCAGGCAAAAACACAATTGTGAGAGCGGGTGCATGGCGGCGAGAGGAAGCGACAAGTGGACTCAAACTGAAAGTGAAGCCAAAAAGAGCGAAGTTTGACACTTTTAAGGCGTGGCAAATTCAGACGTTTCTCATCAAAATCTCGCCGAACCAGCTGCACTGTCCCTTCATCTTCCTGATGCTATAAAAGTCAAAATGTACGtcacaaataaacacactgcgaatcaaatgcaaaaaaaacgaaaaaatacaaaaataaatcacttcGACTCCAAAAATATTGTCCCCAATTTCTTCATTTTGGTTGATGATTGATGGAAGCATTCGGGTTTGGCATCCAAAGATGACTCGGAGACATGACACTTCATTGACAGGTAGCATTCGTTCACAAGACCCAAAGTACGTGTTCCGCCGTCGAATACTGCGGCACCGCTAAATTGCGACCGACATGAAAACCAGAGTGCGAGTACGACCGCTTTCCAAGTCCGACCTTTGTGCTCTCCTTCTCTTTTTCTGTCCGACCTTTGTGCTCTCCTTCTCTTTTTCTGTCCGACCTTTGTGCTCTCCTTCTCTTTTTCTGTCCGACCTTTGTGCTCTCCTTCCCTTTTTCTGTTCCTCTACGTCTTTGCTTATCAATTTCCTGTTTCTTTGTCAGGTGTGTGGAAAAACACAGACTTCATATCTAGGGTGCTGGCACGTCTGGCGAATCTGCCCACGCCTTCAAAATGGGGAGCGCTCTTCCATGCCACTTAAACTGCGCAGTGGAAACTTGGTTTTCGTATGCTCTAGTTTTCATATGGTTCAATTCTCGACaatttattcttcttcttcttatttatttttttttttacacgtcaAGTCACATACCCGTGGGTGCACACAAGCTGAAACACGCCGCTTCTTTGTGAAACAtcaagtcaagtctttctgaaggatttggcaagcaagtcgcaCGTCACAAAACCGGCGACCTCTGATTCGAAATACATCcaataaaatcacaaaagaGATGTTGCGTATCGTCCTTTGACTCCCAGAAAAACTCCAGACGCGACTCCGAGCAACGCCACGCTCAGGCCCACGCCGCAGAAGACGTCCGGCCCGACGCCGGGATGACTGAACTCCACCTCTGTGACGTTGAGAAAAGACGCAATTAGCATTTGTTGCTAAACACGTGAgccgtagaaaatggatgaaatcaTCTACCcaagaaaattgtttttggcTTGTCCAGGGCCGAGTGCTCCACGGTGCAGCCGTAAACGTCGCCTTCCTTTGGTGTGAAAGTCAGCGTTGCTATCGTGCGGAAGGTGAGATCCTCGTTGTGGTAGTAACGACGGAGCGAGCCCTCCTCCGACAGCGCGACGCCATTTTTGCTCCAGTGAACTCGGATGTCGGGTGGGAAGAAATGATCCATGAAGCAAATCAAGGTGTTTGTTTCTTGACCAGGCTGAAGCTGGTCTGCCGGGTAGAGGACACTCTCTGGGGGGTCTGGCGGGGGGCCGGGTAGAAAAAAAACCCTGGTCATCGGACAGCTAACGTGACTAAAATGACACTTAGGGccagaagtatttggacaaaGACATTTCAAGAAAGACCGTCTTGACAGGAAGTCATATCATATAACATAAAGAACCTGATTTTCACTAAGGCAGAAAGCGCCCCAAAGCGAGGTCGCAATTTGGACTTTACACGGTTCACGGTCGGCACAAACAGTTGGAAGTGCGGCCGTCGTGAGTTGGAAGAAGTCTGAATCTCTTTTTCTTCAAGCACAACTCGATCGTTTTATTTGGAATGTCGAGGGAAGGGAAAATCTCCCGCCGCTGTCCAAATCATTCTGGATCTAACTGTATGAACGCGGGAAGCTGAAAGAAAATCTTTTTGTTACCTTCTATGTTTGCTGGATATTTGATGTTTTGCTCTGCAAACGCCAAACCCGCCCGGCAGTCTCGGGTGTTTCTCTGTAAgctttttggggaaaacaaatgCAGAAACACCGAGGCTGGATCGAAAATAATAAATTTGGGCATCGTGAACACGAACTTTTTCTGGGTGTAATCCACATATGTGACCTCATTGCCGTTGACTGTCCCCACTTCAGAAGTTGTCTCGGCGGAACAAGACAGGAGGATGCAGCTTTTGTGGAGCACTGAAAGACAACAAATCATCGCGCTGCCACTCAGATAAGCATAGCACGTGAAAATGTGCTCAGCTCGTTCTTACCTTGCGAACGAGTGCCGAGGCAGTTGAGCATCAGGACGATGCAAGTGGACAGCTTCATAGTTCAACGGCAAATAATCGTCAGCGTGGAAACAAAATAAGCGCTCAGAAATCTTCAACGATCAGTCGCCGCTGAAATATACGGAAAGACCTTGAAATCCACAACTACTTCCCCACGATGACGCTTTGTGAATCAGGTTTTACGAGCTgcttatctgttttttttgcaaactggATCGGCCAGCGTGACGGGAGGGATTGCGCAATCTCGAGGCGCCGCAAAGCTGGGCTGCCGCATTTCCTGTCTCGCCCGTCAAGCAGAAATGCAGCGAAACGTTGCGACGAGGGAATCACGGGTGTGAAACTGAAACTCCTTCAAAAGCGCACACCagaaattgttattattatttattatttttttttttttttttaaatttttttgtttgtttttaccctggacagaaaaagacaatatcacacacacagagacacacacacacgcacacacgcttgTTGCACAATCTCTGcacgcacgcccgcgaccccaagGAGGTCTTTCAACTAGGGGTGGGActcgattttttgttttgtttaaatggaCATAATTAATGAGTCTGTAATGAATTGACCTCAATCGGAGTTTAGTCGAACAACAATAGTTGTCTTAAAAGTTCTCAGGCGCTCACTTGCACTCGTGAAATTTGGGGAAAACACACGTTTTCGCATTCCAGCAAGGTGTCCGATATCCAACCCATTTTGCCGCCTCCATGGTAACCTTCTAAAAATAAACTTCAGcatcaaaaaaagaacaatggaAGTCAAGTCTTGGTTTCTATGTGATCAGGTAACAGGTCGTCTTGTGGAGCAGTGCAAAGTGAATatgttgtcaaaacaaaaaaacaattccaaacCCTGTAGCTCTCTTTAATTGTAAatcttcaaaaaataataataataatttaaaaaaccttACATTGACAGCATGATGCAAAGAGCACTACTGTCACATGATTTGTGTCTTTTGTGTCGCCAGCAGAGAAGTCAACGTTGTGTTGGACACAAAGGCGCAattgttgtgtgttgttgtgtattGTTGTGGGGAGGGCGGCACCCACTTCACATCGGGTTCCACCGAAACCGAACGCCATCCATCCGATCCGGATCGGGTTTTAATCTACTGAGTTATTGCTTTCGCTGCAGGCTGCGCGACCGTTTTtgacagaggtggcaaaaagtaAATCGCAAGCTGTGCTTAAGCCACAAAGCGTTACAGTTGTTTCCTTGTTTAAAAgagatttttgatttttaaataatcatgACAGTCTCAAGTCTCAAAGTCGTGATGTCATGAAAACACAATCGTCGTGATATTACGTGCCCTTGCCTGCGAGCTAATGAGCTAACTAGACCGGCGGCGATGTCGTCTAATATGCCATTGTGACACGAGGAGAGTGTGGAGAAGAACCCAACTGCAAAACACCAACCCCCCGGAAAAAGATGGTCAGGCTTTGAAGATGTCTTGGTGCAAAGGGATGCAATGTTCCATAATCCACAGATAGAAGATCAGGAAATGCTCAGATTTCACTGTTGTCTTAATCCACGATTCACAGAGAGCAGAAACGGGGGAAACTCTTACCTTGGAGCAGCATCCCTAACGGCCACGGGGACCGGAACAGGCAAATGTTCTCAGACAGAACTCTCACTGAGTCTTGTTGTAGCATCTTGCATGTCTGACTgtcgtaacagaaaacaattgagaaggGCTGGCGTAGTAGCATGGTCGCAACGGGCCAAGTTAGGATTACAATAAGGAACTGACAATTGCGCGCCCCGTCGGAATACGTGACACAGGTGAGGGCGCCCTCGTCCTAAGTGGCTGCCTTCAAGTGACATCACCAGGGAGCCGGCCAAAGGGGAGAGGGGAGCGGAAGGTCTCGTTCACTCCATCTGCGGCCGACACCAGCCAGGTGAGTGCGATCTTTTTCATCGCCGTCTTTGGTTCTTCGCGTTATCTTGGATTTTGTGCTCCACGCACCACAGGCGCGCAGCCGCAGAGTCGTGAGCAGTTGATGGACTTGCAATATTGACGCTGTCCAATCGTATTTACGTTCGAAGTGTTGCTGGGCCGCTTTATTGCTTGACGcttgattgttttttgaaaCGCAAGCTCTAATTTGCTCAACTAAAATTGGTTGAGGACAACAGCATCATTGAAAGTGTACATTGACCGTGATTACGGCACGCATTTGTTTTGTTGCCGTCAACGTTCAGATTATTTGATGGACCGATGAATGCATTTATTCTAATATTCATAATATTCACATCTGGTTTTTAATACATAATATGAGTTCAGGACTGTGACAGTTTGGTGCAGTTTTGGCGCTGGAGTTGGTTTTTAAGGgagtatttttgaaatgtttagttTCTTTAactcctttgtttttaattgtcttttatGGTTTATGTTGGATCTTTTTGTCGAGCACTTCGTTACAGCTGtggctgtttttaaaaatattaaaatgtcatGTTGAGTATGAATTCTATTCTGTTCTAATGATCATTTTTATCAACTATTATAAAGATGattcaatattattttatgaCTACATACAATCTGTAAAATGTTTGCCATGAGCACAATTGATTCATAATAATACATTGATAACAACATTATAATATGcattaattcattattttaattgtattattttgattatgatcagttttgaatgtatttttttttttaccaattttAGTACTGTTTGATATTCCAATTGTTATATCATCCATTGTAATGTGAAAAAGCGAATTCAAtattaatatgtatttattctaTTAATTTCCCAGTTGGGTATTTGAtttgacattatttatttattacttcgatgtattcttttgttattttacatatGATTTGAATAATTTCGTATCGTTATTCTTAGCgttgttttcaatgttttgtttgtttgcgtgtgtaatttcatgttgttttgttatatttgtgggttttgtttttttttggtgatgaaAATGTTGTTCTTAACGCTCTTCAGCATTGTTCTGTTACTTTGCAATTTTCGTCACTTTTGGGTCCAATTCATCTTCCCCGCATTTCTCATTTAGCTTATAGTTGCCGCGGGTTGTTTTTGGTTCAATCTTGGGCTCTTGTTACTACGGCAACacgcgccccccccccacccccaccccttacGAACGCGTGAGACTTACAGCACATgacgacatcatcatcatcatcctcatcctcatcctcatcatcatcatgggcCGCTGTGGTCGTTGGGTTTCCAGGGTGCGCAACCCAGAGGAGGCCGAgctggggaggaaaaaaacaaaacaaaacaaaacaaaacaaaacacgcaACCCTCGTCAGCGGGTCTCCCGGCGGGCCCCGTCCaagaacaaacacattttaattgtcaCGTGCACGGATAAAACGCGTGCAAAAAGCACTGTCCCGTATGTCTCAACAAATCCACGCCCTGGAGGATGGACCTGCTGCTGTGTTTCTCAGTGTTCAGGTAATGCGAGAAGACAAATTGGCCCCAAAAAGGTCGCTGTTTCCAACGCGGTCCCCCGTTATTGTTCTCCATGGCCACTCACCAAACAATTACGGCATCACATTCACCGAAACAATCGGCGCGATTGTAAAGGAGAGCGTGACAAAGCTCTCACGGCGGCTATTTGCGCAGATGGTCGTCGCGTCTTTCGTAAAAGAAAGTCATTAGAACGAGTAAAGCGTTTGCATTGTCCCAAAAGAACATCTTTTGCTCTGGTGTCAATATGCTGCGCGTTGGGAGCCtcatgtttatttctttttttctccttccagGCTCCTTTTCTGCCACAGCGACAACGGCCTCAACCGTTTTGCAAATGCGCACAGGTATCAGGTTCGCTCATTCTACAAGCAATTGACAGTTGGCCGTTCCTTGTTTGAACTTGTTTTGTCAGATGATATAACCAGCATCTTTCAATGGAGGAAAATGATATCCTTTAATCGTGTTTGTACTTTGACCGCATACAGCTCCGCCTCGACGCACGACCTGATTTGCGAGATTTCGAGACGTTCGCGTATATCAGAGCGGCTGGCAATAATATTGAATATGCTCTGAGGGATAAAACCTCTGCCAACGGTAAAATGTTCTTCATTTtgactgatgtttttttgttttgtttttttccagactGCACCAGCGTCATGCCAATACACCTCTTTTTCGGTCTACTTCTCGTCACCATGTCCGGCGCCACCTCCCCGGCCCCTCCGTCCCCCCCTACCACCGGGGTGCCCGCCTCCACGCCGGCCTCCACGTCCATAGGTACGAGCATGACCCCCGCCGCCTCGCCTTCCACGGGAGCACCCGCAACCGCCCCACCGCAACC of Phycodurus eques isolate BA_2022a chromosome 4, UOR_Pequ_1.1, whole genome shotgun sequence contains these proteins:
- the LOC133401836 gene encoding H-2 class II histocompatibility antigen, E-S beta chain-like; this translates as MHPLSQLCFCLVCLRADAQYIHALLQCQGTSSDGRDMILLLQIYYDKMLYLQYSSTSGNFSAETKTGKQIAKILNSHYLNNIKRKVEDCKTWIKETYDIFDRKVEPKVRLRLAEGTSDGRPPAALVCSVYDFYPKDIAVTWLRNGEKVTSNVTSTESLPNGNWLYQRHSHLQHTPTPGHTVSCMVEHGSLQEPRIYDWEPMPESVRNKITLGATGLIVGLLSFSAGLIYYRRNVPGCERVSTSGDSRDVRPGEAEPQLHHEE
- the LOC133401837 gene encoding H-2 class II histocompatibility antigen, A-U alpha chain-like isoform X1, whose product is MKLSTCIVLMLNCLGTRSQVLHKSCILLSCSAETTSEVGTVNGNEVTYVDYTQKKFVFTMPKFIIFDPASVFLHLFSPKSLQRNTRDCRAGLAFAEQNIKYPANIEDPPESVLYPADQLQPGQETNTLICFMDHFFPPDIRVHWSKNGVALSEEGSLRRYYHNEDLTFRTIATLTFTPKEGDVYGCTVEHSALDKPKTIFLEVEFSHPGVGPDVFCGVGLSVALLGVASGVFLGVKGRYATSLL
- the LOC133401837 gene encoding SLA class II histocompatibility antigen, DQ haplotype D alpha chain-like isoform X2, yielding MICCLSVLHKSCILLSCSAETTSEVGTVNGNEVTYVDYTQKKFVFTMPKFIIFDPASVFLHLFSPKSLQRNTRDCRAGLAFAEQNIKYPANIEDPPESVLYPADQLQPGQETNTLICFMDHFFPPDIRVHWSKNGVALSEEGSLRRYYHNEDLTFRTIATLTFTPKEGDVYGCTVEHSALDKPKTIFLEVEFSHPGVGPDVFCGVGLSVALLGVASGVFLGVKGRYATSLL